The Populus trichocarpa isolate Nisqually-1 chromosome 11, P.trichocarpa_v4.1, whole genome shotgun sequence genome has a segment encoding these proteins:
- the LOC127904012 gene encoding uncharacterized protein LOC127904012 — protein sequence MCAEVTAVVDSWAKVLGRKKAKLTEVGQAVPAPLHFATAVVAEEESNNQGRRTGYRGSILGHNIINCNRKEVEAHNPYFKQRTDALGVLGLSCLQKVTAAHRILAYGIPVDLTDEYLRIGETTAIESLRAFVKAIVEVFGDWYLRAPNEKCPIAWHGMYTGHCREPTIILEAVASQDLWIWHAFFGMPGSLNDINVLDRSPIFAALAEGRTAPVNYTINEHEYIMGYYLADEIYPNWSTFVKTIPRPLGAKRKYFASKQKSARKDVERAFGVLQSRFTIDEGAMNLGLDHEREVNSFISVSHGEIPELHDFLQTHNRIRDRATSSQLQEDLVEHLWEQYDNE from the exons T TTGCTACCGCTGTGGTTGCTGAAGAAGAATCGAATAATCAAGGGCGGAGAACAGGGTATCGTGGCTCTATTCTTGGTCACAATATTATCAATTGTAATAGAAAGGAAG TGGAAGCTCATAatccatatttcaaacaaaggACAGATGCTCTTGGTGTTCTTGGTTTATCTTGCCTTCAAAAGGTAACTGCAGCTCACAGAATACTTGCATATGGTATTCCTGTAGATCTTACTGATGAATATCTTCGAATTGGAGAAACCACTGCGATAGAAAGTCTTAGAGCTTTCGTCAAAGCAATCGTAGAAGTTTTTGGTGATTGGTATCTAAGGGCACCAAACGAG AAATGCCCAATTGCATGGCATGGGATGTATACTGGTCATTGTCGTGAACCAACTATAATTCTAGAGGCGGTGGCTTCACAAGATCTTTGGATATGGCATGCCTTTTTTGGAATGCCTGgatcattaaatgatattaatgttcttgATCGGTCACCTATCTTCGCTGCACTTGCTGAAGGTCGAACTGCTCCtgtcaattatacaattaatgaGCATGAATATATAATGGGATACTATTTAGCAGATGAGATTTATCCTAATTGGTCAACCTTTGTTAAGACAATCCCAAGGCCATTAggagcaaagagaaaatattttgcaagtaaGCAAAAGTCTGCAAGAAAGGATGTGGAGCGGGCATTTGGGGTGCTCCAATCTCGTTTTACAATT gATGAAGGAGCAATGAACCTTGGATTAGACCATGAACGTGAAGTCAATTCCTTTATATCAGTGTCACATGGTGAAATACCAGaactacatgattttcttcaaactcataatcgaATCAGGGATAGAGCAACTAGCTCTCAACTACAAGAAGATTTGGTTGAACATTTGTGGGAACAATATGACAACGAGTAG